Proteins encoded within one genomic window of Pristiophorus japonicus isolate sPriJap1 chromosome 11, sPriJap1.hap1, whole genome shotgun sequence:
- the rnf26 gene encoding E3 ubiquitin-protein ligase RNF26 — MAALITVLIITLGRALDLLCFLLDLNFWLVSSAVAAVSGLLHLLLCIPGALACLFGLCYNLLGLLILGVAELCHCGLHLALSLACSLLRMVCGLAESLKVVGHLLSYLSLRGREVLQRGLANTFCSGHLFLKQLWDAVGILASLAAYFVNTVINMFLIGTQNLFSVAAVLWDPLVRASEVFASILTYLSSSVLGNVILLWTPCQFVIEVLISLSKVLADMFLLNLYGLAITFVVISSTMIYANPEIILRIVNQVTLHLNTLPNLHRVRRDVTHVCRVVVTCLQLMVNSETWWQMYSQQLQRLNPGYMNIWPLDQRRQHQADPNGNLEDQTTVDQQPAIQLEQQTDTNPGQGDDSPVREQQLAVAETSVSGPEAGDGPLLLVAKPTGSKDNNGNVTVENDLWMLLKEQEERKKCVICQDQAKSVLLLPCRHLCLCQGCTGILLQQPIYQRNCPLCRQMILQTLDVYF; from the coding sequence ATGGCCGCTCTTATCACCGTGCTCATCATCACCCTGGGCCGGGCCCTGGACCTGCTCTGTTTCTTGCTGGACCTCAATTTCTGGCTGGTGTCCTCGGCGGTGGCTGCCGTGTCGGGCCTGCTGCACCTGCTGCTCTGCATCCCCGGGGCCCTGGCCTGCCTCTTCGGCCTGTGCTACAACCTGCTGGGGCTGCTGATCCTGGGGGTGGCCGAGCTGTGCCACTGCGGCCTGCACCTCGCCCTCAGCCTGGCGTGCAGCTTGCTGAGGATGGTGTGTGGCCTGGCAGAGAGCCTGAAGGTGGTGGGACACCTGCTGTCTTACCTGAGCTTGCGGGGGCGTGAGGTGCTGCAAAGGGGCCTGGCCAACACCTTCTGCTCCGGCCACCTCTTTCTCAAGCAGCTCTGGGATGCTGTGGGTATCTTGGCCAGCCTGGCTGCCTACTTTGTCAACACCGTCATCAACATGTTCCTTATTGGGACTCAGAACCTGTTTTCGGTTGCCGCGGTGCTGTGGGACCCTTTGGTGAGGGCTTCGGAGGTCTTTGCTTCAATTCTCACCTACCTGTCCAGCAGTGTCCTTGGCAACGTGATCCTGCTGTGGACTCCATGCCAGTTTGTGATCGAAGTCCTGATCTCCCTCTCCAAAGTACTGGCAGACATGTTTCTCCTGAATCTATATGGGTTGGCAATCACCTTTGTCGTCATCTCCAGTACAATGATCTACGCGAATCCAGAGATAATACTGAGGATTGTTAATCAAGTGACTCTGCACTTGAACACACTGCCAAATCTTCACCGGGTCAGGAGAGATGTCACTCATGTTTGTAGGGTAGTCGTGACCTGTCTGCAGCTGATGGTTAACTCGGAGACATGGTGGCAAATGTATAGTCAACAGCTGCAGAGATTGAACCCGGGCTATATGAATATCTGGCCTCTTGACCAAAGAAGGCAGCACCAGGCTGATCCTAATGGGAACTTAGAGGACCAAACAACTGTGGACCAGCAACCGGCTATCCAGCTGGAACAGCAAACCGATACCAACCCAGGCCAAGGAGATGACAGCCCTGTGAGGGAACAGCAGTTGGCTGTGGCTGAGACCTCTGTGAGTGGACCAGAAGCCGGAGACGGACCTTTACTTTTGGTAGCGAAGCCGACAGGCAGTAAAGACAATAATGGCAATGTCACTGTGGAAAATGATCTCTGGATGCTCTTGAAGGAGCAAGAAGAGCGAAAGAAATGTGTCATCTGTCAGGACCAGGCAAAATCTGTGTTGTTGCTCCCGTGCAGACACTTGTGCCTCTGCCAAGGCTGCACGGGCATTCTCTTGCAGCAGCCCATCTATCAGCGCAACTGCCCACTTTGCCGACAGATGATATTACAAACTTTGGATGTGTATTTCTGA